CTATGCTCGAAGACCTGGGCACCGACCTCCGCCCCCAGCTCGCCACCATCAAAACGCCGATGACGCTTCTCTATCCCTATGAAACCGCGGAAGGCCCAGCCGACCAGGTCACAACCCTCTACACCACCGCCTACGCCACCAAACCCAACCTGAAGATCCTCCGCATCGACGACTCGCGCCACTTCATCATGTATGACCAACCCGCCGCCTTCGACAAAGCCGTCCAGACCTTCCTCAAACCCTAAAGAGATTCCCACCCGACCAAAGGGAGGACCAAGGCCGCTCCTGTCACCCAGAAAAGGTAGACATGTCACGAAGTGACCGCCCTCCGCGCAGGAGGCCCGTCCGGCAGGACACACGCATCTCATGAAATTCCCATGAAAACCAGCGTTATTCCTAGTTAAAGTTGATATTCTGTAAAGGCCATGCCTACAAAAAAAGAACTCCTAGCCCGCCCCATTCAGCACCTCGACATCAAGCAGCACAACGTAGTTCCTCTGGTCGACGCGATGTCCCAGATGGCCTACTCCGCGCGTGACACCGCCCGCGCCGCCAACATCTACGACATGATGCTCCGCGACACCGACTGCGGCGTCATCCTCTGCCTCGCCGGCTCCCTCATCTCCGCCGGGCTTCAAAAAATATTTGTCGACCTCATCCGCAACAACATGGTCGATGCAGTCGTCTCCACCGGCGCCAACATCGTCGATCAGGACTTCTTCGAGGCCCTCGGCTTCAACCACTATGTCGCCGGCGACGAGTACAAGTACGGCGCAGGCGATGCCGAACTCCGCGAGCTCATGATCGACCGCATCTACGACACCTTCATCGACGAAGAAGAGCTTCGCCAGTGCGACGAGATCACCCACCAGATCACCAACTCCCTCGAGCCCAGGCCGCACAGCTCCCGCGAGTTCATCCGCGAGATGGGAGCCTACCTCAGCAAAAACGGCAAGACCCCGCAGGCCGGCGGACGCGACTCCATTGTCCTCGCCGCCTACGAGAAGAACGTCCCCATCTTCTGTCCCGCCTTCTCCGACTGCTCCGCCGGCTTCGGCCTCGTCGCCCATCAGCACGCCCGCCAAGGCAAGCCCATGGTCTCCATCGACTCCGCCAAGGACTTCTACGAGATCACCCAGCTCAAGATCGCCAATCCCACCACCGGCCTCCTCATGATCGGCGGCGGCGTGCCCAAGAACTTCGCCCAGGACATCGTCGTAGCCGCCGACATCCTCGGCGTCGAAGCCTCCATGCACAAATACGCCATCCAGATCACCGTAGCCGACGCCAGAGACGGCGCCCTCTCCGGGTCTACGCTCAAAGAAGCGTCCAGCTGGGGAAAAGTCGACCTCACCTACGAGCAGATGGTCTTCTCCGAAGCCACCCTCGCCCTGCCCCTGATTACCGGTTATGCCTTCCATAAGAACGCCCAAGCTTCCCGAAAAGGGAAAAAATGGACCAGCGTTCTCGATCAGGTAGCCGTAATCGCCTAACCCCTATAAAACCCATAAAAAGCCGCCTTTTCCCCCGAAAAGGCGGCTTCTTCATGTCAATTATCGGCCTAAGTGCTTTGCCTCCAATGTTGTCATCTGTGATAACCCACCGACGTGTTATTCCCACTACAACTTAGTTTCTGTCATCCTCAGCGTGAAATCCGATTTCTTACGCTGACGGACAGGGGTTCCTGAAATCTCCAGCCGAGCCCTCATCCAAAGTGCGCTTTAACACGTACGTGCTATAAAGCTTCCAACGGTTACCAAATAAAGTTACCGACAAGTAGCATAAGAGTTACCATAGGTCACCGGCAAAAATGCACATCCTTCCTCTACTTGGCTATCTCTCGCTCCTGACTACCTCCGCAGTTTTGCTTATCGCCTTTTTGCGCGTTCAACGTAACTGCCGCGAGATGACCGACCAGCTGAACCAGGCCCGCGAGCAGCAACATCAGCACACCCTTCAACTCACCCATCGCTCCGAGCTCGACACCCTCAAAGACGAGTTCATCTCCACCGTCTCGCACGAGCTCCGCACTCCCCTTACCAGCATCCGCGGCGCACTCGGCCTTCTCTCCTCCGGCATCATCGGCGACGTCGACGCCAAAGCTCTCAACCTCCTTCGCATCGCAGTCACCAACACCGACCGCCTCATCCGCCTCATCAACGACATCCTCGACCTCGAGCGCATGGAGTCCGGCCGCGCCCCGCTGCAGATTCGCCGCTGCTCCCTGCGCGATCTCGCCCAGCAGGCCATCGACACCATGACCGCCATGGCCGACGCCAACACCGTTCATCTTGCGCTCGAACCGTCCACCGTCGCCCAGGTCGCCTATCCCGAAGCCCTCTTCTTCGACGGCGACGCCGACCGCATCCTCCAGGTCCTCACCAATCTCCTCTCGAACGCGATCAAGTTCTCCCCCGCCGCTTCTACGGTCCGCATCCACACCGAAGCCGCCTCCGACTCCATCCTCCTCAAGGTCGTCGACGAAGGCCGCGGTATCCCCGCCGACAAGCTCGACACCATCTTTGACCGCTTCCAGCAGATCGAACCCTCCGACGCCCGCCAGAAAGGCGGCACCGGCCTCGGCCTCGCCATCTGCCGCAGCATCGTCCAGCAGCACTCGGGCTCCATCTGGGCTCAGCGCAACCTCGGCCCCGGCACCACGCTCTACATGATGCTTCCCCGCACCACCCGCGCCACCGACGTCGCCGTTCCCTCCCAGCTCCCCCCGCGCGGCGAAGGCGCCATCCTGGTCTGCGACGACGACGCCGGCATCCGCACCGTAGTAGCCGAGCACCTCACCCGCCAGGGCTACACCGTCGTCGAAGCCAGCTCCGGCGAACAGGCCCTCATCCTCGCCGCCGAGCATCACGTCGAAGCCATCCTCCTCGATCTCTACATGCCCGGCCTCAGCGGTTGGGAGACCCTTCAGCGTCTCCGCAACAACCCCATCACCGCCAACATCCCCGTCGTTGTGCTCAGCGTTCTGTCCTCCACCCTCCGTCCCCAGCTCACCGGCGACGCGCAGGGCTGGGTCCAGAAACCCTTCAACGAAAACCTCCTCTTCGCGGAACTAGGTCGCGTGTTGCATCAGGGGGAAGGCCCAGCCTATGTCCTCCTCGTCGAAGACGACGAAGACCTCGCCAGCGTCCTCACCGCCAGCTTCCAAGACGCGGCAGTCCACGTCGATCACGCCGCCACCCGCCAGCAGGCCATCCGCCAGTGCATCACGCGCCCGCCAGACCTCCTCATCCTCGACCTCACCCTGCCCGACGGCGACGGCTTCTCCCTCGTCGAGTGGCTCCGCCAGCAGCCCACCCTGCGCACCATGCCACTGGTCGTCTACTCCGGCCGCGAGATGTCCGAGACCGAGATGGCCAAGCTCCGCCTCGGCCCCACCGAGTTCCTCACCAAGGCCAAGGTCCAGCCGCAGGAGGTCGAAGAACTCGTCCTCTCCATGGTCCACCGCCTCCGCACCAAGTTCGCCGACCTCGCCACCGCAGGTCCAGCCGCCTAGCAACTCAACACCCCGCAAGCGAAGCCACGAAGACAACTCCACGAACTCCCATCGCATGAGAGAATAAAACTCGCTCATGCGACGCATTCTCATAATCGACGACGAAGATGACATTCGCGAGGTAGCCGCGCTATCCCTGGAAGCAACCGCAGGCTGGGAGATCCTCACGGCCAGCTCCGGCGCAGAAGGCATCGACATCGCCTCAGCCGAGCAGCCCGACGCCATCCTCATGGACGTCATGATGCCCGGCGTAGACGGCCCCACCACCTTCGCCAGAATGCAGCAGACTCCCGCCATCTCCCGCATCCCCGTCCTCCTGCTCACCGCCAAGGTTCAGGGCGTCGATCAGCGGCGCTTCGCCGGACTAGGCCTCGCAGGAATCCTCTTCAAGCCCTTCGATCCCCTCACCCTCGCCGACCAGATCTCCACCGCCCTCGGCTGGGCCGACTAACGCCCGTCTCTAACAAGAAGCCCCACCCCCCACTCAAGCCTCTGCTGTCATCCGCATTCAGCCTTTCGCTGTGTCATCCGCGCTCAAGCCTTTGCCGTCATCCTGAGCGCAGCGAAGGATCCCGACGAACCTGACCCACCCTGACCACCTAGTCCCTTTCACCCACCCATTACCTCCGTGTCATGAGGCAACATCAGGCCATGACATTCGCTCCTCCCAGCCGCACAATCCGCAGTAAACTACCCGCATGCTTTGTTCACCGAGCCGCACTCGATCTTTCCCCGAAGCTCCCCACCAAAGCCCTCCCGCATGAAAAAAGCTGACCAGATCGACAACGTCCTCGCCAGCCTCTGGAAGAAGAACCTTCCAACCCTGCGCGAACGTCTCGACCTGCTCGACCGCACCGCCTCCCTCGCCGCCTCCGGCACCCTCCCCGAAGAACCCCGCCTCGAGGCCTATAGCATCGCCCACAAGCTCACCGGCTCTCTCGGCATGTTCGGCTATCAGCAAGGCACCGACATCGCCCGCAAGATCGAGCACATCCTGAAATCTCCCACCCCTGCTGAGCTCACCACCCTCGCCGCGCTCGCAAAAGATCTCCGCACCTCTCTCTCCGCCGGCCTTTAGAGAATGTCCTGCCGGACGGGCGCCCTGCGCGGGCGGCGGTCACTTCGTGACGCGTGTACCGGTCCTGGTGGAACGAACGCCATAGGTCCTCCCGTTGGTCGGAAAAGAAGATAGCTCGCGACCAACGGGAGCGCCAACCGAAGGGGTATACAAGTCACGAAGTGACCGCCGCCCGCGCAGGGCGCCCGTCCGGCAGGACAACCCAATCAATTACAAGCCAGCGCCATCCACATCCCCGAAGCCGTCCCACTCGCACCCGTCACCGTAAAGTCCACAAAGTTCCCCGCCGCCACCGTCACATTGCCCTCCTGCGTACACGACGCGCCCGGCGCGACCGAACAAGCCAGCGACGTATTCGCCATACTCCCCGGCGTCCCCTGCCGCAAAATCACATTCACGGTATTCGTCGTCTCACGCGAAAACACACTCAACTGCGTAGCCGTGCACCCCGCCGGAACCCAGGTCAATACAGCGTCAGTCTCCGTCGCCGCATCCGCCGAACTATTCACCGAATGAAACAGCAGATTGAACGAGACCGAGTGATAGATCGAAGAAAACGGTATCCCACTCGTCCCCGCTCCACCGCCACTGCCGCCCGTCCCATTCGCCCCCGCGGCTCCCTGCGGAATCGTAAAATTCAACACCGCGGCATTTGCACTCCCAACATTGGTCACGCTCGCCTGCGTTCCCGCCGCGCCGGTCGTCACCGTTCCCACGCTCACCGTAGCCGCCGCACCAGCCGGCCCCGTGGCCCCCGCGCTTCCATCCTGTGCCAGCACCCCCCACACCGCCGGCGAGAGATCCGGCTCCGCACCAACCGACCCGGTAGCCGCCAGGTACGTCGCCCCACCAAAGCTGACCACATCGTTGGCATGGTAGGTAGCCGCAACCCCCCATGGCCCGCGAAACGTCACACCCACTGCCCCCGCCGGCCCAGCCGGACCCGCCACACCCTGCGGCCCCTGCACTCCCGTCGTCCCCTGTGCGCCGGTCGCCCCGGCAGGTCCCGTCGCGCCAGCCGCACCCTGCGCCGCCAACAAACTCCACACCGAAGGGTTTACATTAGGAGCATTCCCTAAATTACTAGAAATAAAGGAGATATAACTCGACCCAAGATAGCTCACCGCATCGTTCAACCCATAGTTTGTACTTGAAGAGTAGGCTCCCCGATAGACCATCCCCGCTGGCCCCGCAACTCCAGCCGGTCCCGCAGCACCCTGTGGCCCCGCCGGTCCCGTAGCCCCAGTCAAACCCGCCGGGCCTGCAGAACCCGTAGCTCCGGTAGGCCCTGCAACACCCTGAGGCCCCGGAAACCCAGTCGCGCCCTGCAGACCGGTAGCGCCCGTAGCCCCCGCAGGCCCCTGCGCCCCAGCCTGAGCCAACAATCCCCAATAGCTGGGACTCAGATCCGGCTCTCTTCCGACATTCGCCACTAGCGCAATGTAACTCGACCCACCAAAGCTCACCGCGCTTCCGACCGGGTAGCTGGTCCCCACCAGCCATCCGCCCACAAAGCTCACCGGAGGCCCCTGCGGACCCACCGCACCATTGGCCCCCGCAGGCCCAGTCGCACCTGCCGGCCCCACTGACCCAGCCGCACCAGCCGGCCCAGCAACGCCCTGTGCCGTCAGCACCGCCCACTGCCCCGGACTCAGCGAAGGTGTATTCCCAACATTCCCCCCCACCAGCGAAACATAGGTCGATCCATTGAAGCTCACCGCATCATGCAGCGCATAGTTCGTCGACGACAGATAGTTCCCCGTATAGTTCGCCACCGGAGGCCCCTGCGGCCCCGTAGCGCCCGTAGCCCCCTGAGGCCCCGCCGCTCCCGCAACCCCAGCCGGACCCGGCAAACCCGCCGGGCCCGCGGGACCCTGCGCTCCCGTAGCGCCCGTCGAACCCGTAGCGAACAAAGACCACTGCGCCGGGCTCAAGCTCGGAGTATTCCCAATATTCCCCGCCACCAGCGAAACATAAGCCGACCCGCCAAACACCACGCCATCCGCCAGCCCATAGTTCACCGCAGACGAATAAGTCCCCCGAAACGTCATCCCCACCGGTCCAGCAGGCCCCTGCGGACCCATCGGCCCACCTAATCCCTGCGCCCCCGTAGCTCCCGTCAAACCCTGCGCCCCAGCCTGCCCAGAAATCCCCTGCAACCCCTGAGGACCCGGTGGCCCATTCGGCCCCACGGACCCCGGCAATCCCTGCGCCCCCGCAATCCCCTGCGGTCCCTGCGCTCCCGTAGTCCCCGCCGGTCCCTGCGCGGTCAAAACTCCCCACTGCCCCGGACTCGCACTCGGAGTATTGCCATGATTCCCATTCAGCAGCGAAGCATAGCTCGCTCCCTGCCACAGCACCACATCCCCCAGCGCATAGTTCGTCGTCGAAGCATACGCCCCCTGATAAACCAACCCCGGCAGCCCCGGAGCACCGGCAGCCCCTGCAGCTCCCGTCGGCCCCGCAGCCCCGATAGGTCCAGCCGGCCCGGTCGACCCCTGCAACCCCTGCACCCCAGCAGGCCCCGCCGGTCCCTGAATCCCCACCGCCCCCAGCGCCAGCACCCCCCACTGCCCCGGACTCAACCCCGGAGTATTCCCATGATTCGCCACAATCAGCGAAACATAACTCGACCCCTGATACGTCACCACATCATTCAGCGCATAGTTCGTAGCCCCGGCATACGTCCCCTGGTAAGCCAACCCAACCGCTCCACCGCTGCCACCCGAACCCGTCCCTGCCTGCGCCAGCACCGCCCACTGCGCCGTGAGCCCCGGCGTATTCCCCCGGTTCCCTCCCGTCAGCGAGACAAAACTCGACCCCGAATAAGTCACCACATCATGCAGCGCATAGGTCGAACCCGCCGCATACGCCCCCTGAAAGCTCAACCCCGGCGCACCCGCAGGCCCAGCCGGTCCAGTAGCCCCTGCAGCTCCAGTCGGACCCGCAGGCCCTGCAGGTCCAGTAGCTCCTGTAGCCCCAGTAGCTCCCCCCGAAGCCAGCGCCACATCCAGCACCGCCGCATGCCCCGTCAGGTCGTTCTCTTTGCTGTCGAACTGCACCACCGCCGTCCCCGCCGTCAGCGCCACTCCATTGTTGGTCGCCGGAGCACTCACCCATCCCTGCACCAGCCCCGTCACATCCACCACCACATAAGCCCCGGCCTGCCCCACCGCCACCGTCTTCACCGCACTCCCCAGCGCCGGCAGCGTCCCATACGTCACGCTGTACTCCCCCCAGCTCCCATTCACCGGCTGCACACTCACCGAACCCGCCGTATCCATCCGATTACAATAGAGCCGCAGCGTAGCCCGCGACACCTGCGCCGCCGTAGTCCCCGCCGGCAGCATCGAAAGATCAAACTGCAGCAGCGCCGTATACCCGCCGCCCACATTCAGATTCGAGATCGCCCCGCTATTGACCGCCGGCCGCGCGCTGTTCACATGAGCGTCCGCCACCAGCGTCGTCTCCACCGCAGACGCGGGCAAAGCCGCAGCCCAAAGCCTCGCAAGCCCCAACCCATACAGAAGAATCCGTCGTACCTGGCCCATCCAACCCCTCATGGACAGGCCCGCGACGCACCTTCGCGCCAAACAAGACCAGCCATCGTTTCCACGATCAAAACTCAACAGCGCACGTCGAAGCCGGCTAGAAAGCGGCCCAGCAGTGTTACAAATCAAAACACACAACCCGGATCATTCCCGTTTTAGGCTAACCGCACCCAAAACACAAGCACCTTCAACTGCGACTTCCGTGTCAATCCCGACTCTCCCGTCAAACCGACGTCATACATCTTCCACACATCCGCATCCCATATAGTGTCAAAGGTCGCAACAATCAATCGGCACACGAAGAGGGACAAAACGGCATGAGCCATCCAACTCAGACTCCCAACCAGCCTGGCCAGCCCCCACTCCCCGCCAACCTGGTCAACCTCTCTCGCCTCATAACCGCCTACTACACCCTCCATCCCGACCCCGCCATCCTCGCCCAGCGCGTAGCCTTCGGAACCTCCGGTCACCGCGGCAGCGCCTTCAAAACCGCCTTCAACGAAGACCACATCGCCGCCATCACCCAGGCCATCGTCGACTACCGCCGCAGTCCTGAGAACGCCCAGAAAGCCACCGGCCCCCTCTTCCTCGCCCAGGACACCCACGCCCTCTCCGAGCCTGCCTTCGCCACCGCCCTCGAGGTCCTCGCCGCCAACAACGTCGAAGTCATGGTCGACACTGACCTCGCCTACACCCCCACCCCCGCCCTCTCCCACGCCGTCCTAACCTACAACGCCCAGCACAAAGATCATCAATCGGACGGCATCGTCATCACCCCCTCCCACAACCCGCCCGAGGACGGAGGCTTCAAGTACAACCCACCCAACGGCGGCCCCGCCGACACCACCGCCACCAAGTGGATCGAGAACCGCGCCAACGACATCATCGCCGCCGGACTCACCGCCGTAAAACGCATCCCCTACACCCAGGCCCTCAACGCCGCCACCACTCACCGCCACGACTACATCACCTCCTACGTGGATGACCTTAGCAACGTCATCGACTTCGAAGTCCTCAAGGGCACCACCCTAAAACTAGCCGTAGACCCACTCGGCGGAGCCGGAGTCCACTACTGGCCCCGCATCGCCGATAAGCATCATCTACCGTTACAAATCCTCAACCCCAACGTAGACGCCACCTTCCGCTTCATGACCACCGACTGGGACGGCCGCATCCGCATGGACTGCTCCTCCCCCTATGCGATGGCCAGCATGATCGCCAACAAAGAAAGGTACGACGTAGCCTTCGCCGCCGACACCGACCACGACCGCCACGGCATCGTCACCCGCACCACCGGCCTCCTCAATCCGAACCACTACCTCTCCGTCTGCATCCAATACCTCTTCACCAATCGCCCCCAGTGGTCCGCCAAAGTCGGCATCGGCAAAACCCTCGTCTCCTCCTCCATCATCGACCGCGTAGCCAAAGGCCTCAACCGCCCCATGTTAGAAGTGCCAGTGGGTTTTAAGTGGTTTGTGGCAGGCCTCATCGACGGCACCCTCGGCTTCGTCGGCGAAGAGTCCGCCGGCTCCACCTTCCTCCGCCGCAACGGCCAGGTCTGGACCACCGACAAAGATGGCCTCATCCCCGGCCTCCTCGCCGCCGAGATGACCGCCCGCACCGGCAAAGACCCCGGCCAACTCTACGCCGAGCTCACCGCCAAGTACGGCAACCCCGTCTACGAACGCATCGACGCCGCAGCCACCAAAGATCAAAAAGCAAAGCTCGCAAAACTCTCACCCGCACAGGTCACCGCAAAAACACTAGCCGGCGAACCCATCACCGCCATCCTCACCGAAGCGCCCGGCAACCACGCCCCCATCGGCGGCCTCAAGGTCACAACCGAAAACGGCTGGTTCGCCGCCCGCCCCTCCGGCACCGAAGACGTCTACAAGATCTACGCCGAATCCTTCAAAGGCCTCGATCACCTCAAACAAATCCAGACCGAAGCCCAGGCCCTCGTAACCGCCGCCATCTCCTAAGTCGTTGCAGACCAACTCAAAGCCGCGCAATCCGCTCCTTAAGCACCTTGGCAACCAAAAAAAGCTGCATAAAGGACCCAAAAGATGCACACAAATGACGTTGTACTTCGTCTACCCTCTGCTATAAGAGATTTGAAGTAGGCGGCTCACGGTGCGATATCGGATAAAACTGGGACCCTTCCTATTCAAGCGTTAAAACTGGAAGGGGCCTGCCCACACCCAGAAAATAGCGTACGAAGAACGAATGCTGAAGATTTCTGGGAGAGATGAATTTGGTAGTTTTATCCGTTGACTCAGCAGCCTATGAAACTGCGCCCCCCAGTCTCAACCACTCCAGCAGCAACCTAAGCAATAGACTCATCCCCCTGACGGCTCTGGCCTCAGCGACCTTTCTGCTCCACGGCTATCATCCCTACTCGCAGGATGGAGCCATCTACGTCGCCGGCCTCGAGAGAACCATCAACCCCTCGCTCTTTCAGGCCGACGCCATATTCGTCGATGGCCATAGCAGGCTCTCTCTCTTCTCCCATCTCCTGGCCTGGATCTCAGTCCACGCTCATCTCCCCTTCAATATCCTTCTGCTGCTGATCTACTGCGTCTCCATCTTTGCCTTCCTCTTCGCCTCTCATCTCCTCGCCATGCGGCTCTTCCGTTCGGAGTACGCGCGATGGAGCAGCACCCTCCTCGCCGCCGTCTGTCTCACCATGCCCGCCGCGGCAACATCTCTGCTCGTGGCCGATCCCTATCTCACCGCCCGATCCCTCTCCACTCCGCTCACCCTGCTCGCCATCGTAGCCTGCCTCGATCGCTCTTGGACCCGCATGGCGATCTGCACCCTTCTCGCCTGCTCGCTTCATCCGCTCATGGGCATCTACCTCATCGGCTTCCTCCTGACGCTGATGCTGCTTAGCCAGCGTCGCCTCCTCGCCGCCCTGGGTCTCTGCGGAGCAGCCTTCCTCCTCTGCGGCCTCATCGCCTGGATCACCCGCCATGACCCCGTCTCCCCCTACTACCGCGAAGCCGCCCTCAGCCGCACCTACTACTTCCTCTCCCGCTGGCAATGGGAGGAGATCCTCGGCCTCATCGCCCCTCTTCTCCTCATGGCCATCGCCGCGGTAAAGTCCGGCCTCCGTTCCAACGCCGGCAAGCTCTGCCTGGCCTGCGTCTTCACCGGAGCCACCAGCTGCCTCGCCTCCCTCTGCTTCGTTCACCCGGATCACCCCGATCTGCTCATGCGTCTTCAGGTGCTTCGCAGCTTTCACACCATCTACGTCCTCGGCCTCGTCATGCTCGGCGGCTTCATCGGCCTCCACATCCTCCGGCGAAGAGTCCTGCCAGGCATCGCCGTCCTCATCATCGCCATCGCCGGAATGGCCTTTGGCGACCACCAATCCTATCCCGTCTCCTCGCACATCGAGTGGCCCTGGGAGCGGCCAACCAGCCCCGAGGAACAAGCCTTCCTCTGGGTCCGCGCCCACACCCCTCCACAGGCCCTCTTCGCTTCAGACTCCACCGCAACCCACAGCTCCGACGACGAACCCGGCTTCCGCGCCATGGCCGAGCGAAGCACCCTCAACGACAGCAAGGACGAGGGCGTCTCCTCTCTCTTTCCCGCGCTCGCAGCAGTCTGGGGACCCTACCGCGACGCACAGCGAGGCCTGAATCAACTCACCGACGCCGAGCGAACCGAGCGCCTCCGCCCCTACGGAGTCACCTGGATCCTCCTCTCCCCCCAGGCCACCACCGCCTTCTCCTGCCCCTACCGCAACTCCGCCGTAGCCGTGTGCCAGATCAACACCCCATCCACCACCCTCGCAAAAAAATAATCGCCCCTGTTTGTTCGTGTTGTCATCCTGCCCCTGAGCGAAGTTGAAGGGGGAGGAACCTGCTGTTGCATTTGTATCTGGGTACCCCAAGGCTTCAGCCTTGGGTCTCTATCGAACTAGCCAGTCGTGGGGCTTCAGCCCCTGGGGTATGCCGTCCTCTCCCCCACCCAAAGTCATCCCGACCAAAGCAGCGGAGCCAAACGTTTTGCACAGCCTCCCGCCTAAAAAACACGGCCACTTCCTCCCCACTCCCTGCGTCTAATCACGCAGGCAAGTAGAGAAGGAGTTTAACGAATGCAGATTCAGATCAGCAGCGATAAAAACATCTCCATGCACAGCAAACTCTCACACTTGATCGAGTCCGATCTTCACCGCATCCTGAACCGATTCAAAGATGAAATCACCCGCGTTGAGGTCCACCTCAGCGACGAAGATGGGGACAAGGCCGGAGCGCAGGACAAACGCTGCCGCCTCGAAGTCCGCCCAAAACGCCACCAGTCCCTGGCCGTCACCAACAAATCCTCGAACATCCCCGCCTCGGTCACCGGCGCCGCCTCCAAGATGCAGCGGCTCCTCATCAGCACCTTCGGCCGCATCCAGGACAAAAACCGCGCCCTCACCACCAGAGCCAGCGGCCAGGGCCAGAACCTGGTCCTAAAGCCCGAAGCCATCTAACAAACCTCCCAAAAGGGGGGAGCCATCCCCCCAACTGGGACCCACTCTTCGCTGTCATCCTGACCCTGAGTCGAAGGCGAAAGATCCCGACACATTCCACCCACCCACACCGTCCGAACCTTCCAGCCCCCAAAACTCCGTCATCTCGACCGGAGCGGTTCACCGTCTTATCGTGAACCGCGCAGCGGATTTCGGCCACAGCCCTCAGTTGCAGCGAACCAATTCATGCTGCGGTATCCGTCAAGACCCCCGCATTTGCTGTTGTTGCTGTTGCTGTCGTTGCATTTGTTGTTGCCGTCATCCTGACCCAGAGCGAAGTCAAAGGGGTAGAAATCCGCTGTTGCATTTTGCCTCTAGGTACCCCAAGGCTTCAGCCTTGGGTCTCTATCGAACTAGCCAGTCGTCGGGCTTTCAGAGGCTGCTGAAAAGTCTGTTTTGCTTAAGGGCACGGCTTCAGCCGTGCCGCAAGAGCTTTGATTGCATTGCGGCTTTAGCCGCTGAGGTCCGCCT
The Edaphobacter lichenicola genome window above contains:
- a CDS encoding Hpt domain-containing protein, giving the protein MKKADQIDNVLASLWKKNLPTLRERLDLLDRTASLAASGTLPEEPRLEAYSIAHKLTGSLGMFGYQQGTDIARKIEHILKSPTPAELTTLAALAKDLRTSLSAGL
- a CDS encoding response regulator; amino-acid sequence: MHILPLLGYLSLLTTSAVLLIAFLRVQRNCREMTDQLNQAREQQHQHTLQLTHRSELDTLKDEFISTVSHELRTPLTSIRGALGLLSSGIIGDVDAKALNLLRIAVTNTDRLIRLINDILDLERMESGRAPLQIRRCSLRDLAQQAIDTMTAMADANTVHLALEPSTVAQVAYPEALFFDGDADRILQVLTNLLSNAIKFSPAASTVRIHTEAASDSILLKVVDEGRGIPADKLDTIFDRFQQIEPSDARQKGGTGLGLAICRSIVQQHSGSIWAQRNLGPGTTLYMMLPRTTRATDVAVPSQLPPRGEGAILVCDDDAGIRTVVAEHLTRQGYTVVEASSGEQALILAAEHHVEAILLDLYMPGLSGWETLQRLRNNPITANIPVVVLSVLSSTLRPQLTGDAQGWVQKPFNENLLFAELGRVLHQGEGPAYVLLVEDDEDLASVLTASFQDAAVHVDHAATRQQAIRQCITRPPDLLILDLTLPDGDGFSLVEWLRQQPTLRTMPLVVYSGREMSETEMAKLRLGPTEFLTKAKVQPQEVEELVLSMVHRLRTKFADLATAGPAA
- a CDS encoding 1,9-bis(guanidino)-5-aza-nonane synthase, whose amino-acid sequence is MPTKKELLARPIQHLDIKQHNVVPLVDAMSQMAYSARDTARAANIYDMMLRDTDCGVILCLAGSLISAGLQKIFVDLIRNNMVDAVVSTGANIVDQDFFEALGFNHYVAGDEYKYGAGDAELRELMIDRIYDTFIDEEELRQCDEITHQITNSLEPRPHSSREFIREMGAYLSKNGKTPQAGGRDSIVLAAYEKNVPIFCPAFSDCSAGFGLVAHQHARQGKPMVSIDSAKDFYEITQLKIANPTTGLLMIGGGVPKNFAQDIVVAADILGVEASMHKYAIQITVADARDGALSGSTLKEASSWGKVDLTYEQMVFSEATLALPLITGYAFHKNAQASRKGKKWTSVLDQVAVIA
- a CDS encoding DNRLRE domain-containing protein gives rise to the protein MGQVRRILLYGLGLARLWAAALPASAVETTLVADAHVNSARPAVNSGAISNLNVGGGYTALLQFDLSMLPAGTTAAQVSRATLRLYCNRMDTAGSVSVQPVNGSWGEYSVTYGTLPALGSAVKTVAVGQAGAYVVVDVTGLVQGWVSAPATNNGVALTAGTAVVQFDSKENDLTGHAAVLDVALASGGATGATGATGPAGPAGPTGAAGATGPAGPAGAPGLSFQGAYAAGSTYALHDVVTYSGSSFVSLTGGNRGNTPGLTAQWAVLAQAGTGSGGSGGAVGLAYQGTYAGATNYALNDVVTYQGSSYVSLIVANHGNTPGLSPGQWGVLALGAVGIQGPAGPAGVQGLQGSTGPAGPIGAAGPTGAAGAAGAPGLPGLVYQGAYASTTNYALGDVVLWQGASYASLLNGNHGNTPSASPGQWGVLTAQGPAGTTGAQGPQGIAGAQGLPGSVGPNGPPGPQGLQGISGQAGAQGLTGATGAQGLGGPMGPQGPAGPVGMTFRGTYSSAVNYGLADGVVFGGSAYVSLVAGNIGNTPSLSPAQWSLFATGSTGATGAQGPAGPAGLPGPAGVAGAAGPQGATGATGPQGPPVANYTGNYLSSTNYALHDAVSFNGSTYVSLVGGNVGNTPSLSPGQWAVLTAQGVAGPAGAAGSVGPAGATGPAGANGAVGPQGPPVSFVGGWLVGTSYPVGSAVSFGGSSYIALVANVGREPDLSPSYWGLLAQAGAQGPAGATGATGLQGATGFPGPQGVAGPTGATGSAGPAGLTGATGPAGPQGAAGPAGVAGPAGMVYRGAYSSSTNYGLNDAVSYLGSSYISFISSNLGNAPNVNPSVWSLLAAQGAAGATGPAGATGAQGTTGVQGPQGVAGPAGPAGAVGVTFRGPWGVAATYHANDVVSFGGATYLAATGSVGAEPDLSPAVWGVLAQDGSAGATGPAGAAATVSVGTVTTGAAGTQASVTNVGSANAAVLNFTIPQGAAGANGTGGSGGGAGTSGIPFSSIYHSVSFNLLFHSVNSSADAATETDAVLTWVPAGCTATQLSVFSRETTNTVNVILRQGTPGSMANTSLACSVAPGASCTQEGNVTVAAGNFVDFTVTGASGTASGMWMALACN
- a CDS encoding response regulator, which translates into the protein MRRILIIDDEDDIREVAALSLEATAGWEILTASSGAEGIDIASAEQPDAILMDVMMPGVDGPTTFARMQQTPAISRIPVLLLTAKVQGVDQRRFAGLGLAGILFKPFDPLTLADQISTALGWAD